AAAGCCGAgtttaaatcagcattcaaagaaaacaaatcaccaGAAGAGTGGAGAGCGACAGCAGGAcggaaacagagaaaagtttgatccacagtgacagacagctggaggagctggaacacgttaaagttaaagactagatcctggtaaagatcaaagttattcacaaaacatgttagcccttaagagagctcctaaagtaaagatgtaaggatgaagagtttctcacagagaagaaagaaggagagattccagatctatcacagcctcatattaatatcagattaagtagactcttacagttagcagcatggtgaataaacatgagcacataaatataagaaaaatacacaatatgtttataattagagctcaattaatttaataaaagttgtaattgacttttgcatcagaatggttcaagagtaaattggtgactgttatttttgGAAACAAAAGTAATGTAAACATCGAGTCATATTGAATATcgacaaaaaaatattgtgatatcaaatttaggccatatcgcccagcactagTTCCTTACAGACAGATTTCAGATGGATCAGATAAACCCTGTGATGGGTCGGGGGTCTCTCAGTACCTGTCCCGTCCATACTGAGCCTCAGTCTCTTCAGGACGTCCTCCACGCGTCTGTGTCGGGGGAGGTGTTGTAGTCTGAGCTGGACTCTGATCCTCAGACCCGTCCCCACGTCAGCCGGGGAGCTCGTCACCCAGCCCAGCTGCTGCTTCCAGATGAACGGGTGTTTGAGCGCTCTGTAGACGGCGTCCAGCTGCAGCATGAAGCAGAAACAGGTTTCATGATGTGATCAGAGGACGCTCGTCCAGACACTGAGACCCCCCCCTTCACCTTCTGCAGGTTCATACAGACGGTCCTAAAAGCCTCGGCCATGTTGGCGTCGCCTCGCGTCGACACAAGCTTCAGGTGGTCCTCCATGTTGATCCAGACCACCAGGCTGCCATCTTCGCTTACCCTGCAGCAAAGGATCATGGGATATCACACGTATTACAAGACAGATCAAAATCTGTGTGAGAAAGTCGTTCTCTTGACACCGACCAGACCTTCAGAACTCAGGACTTCCTGGtggtctgctgctgtggttCACGTTTTAAATAGTTGAACATGTCagtagtgtttcctgtgttattttgtagttcttgcctgtagtgtttcctgtgttattttgtagttcttgcctgtagtgtttcctgtgtaattttgtagttgtctgtagtgtttcttgtgttattttgtagttcttgtctgtagcgtttcctgttttattttgtagttcttgcctgtagtgtttcctgttttattttgtagttcttgcccgtagtgtttcctgttttattttgtagttcttgccagtagtgtttcctgtgttattttgtagttcttgtctgtagtgtttcctgtgtaattttgtagttcttgtctgtagtgtttcttgtgtttttttgtagttcttgtctgtagtgtttcttgtgtttttttgtagttcttgtctgtagtgtttcctgtgttattttgtagttcttgtctgtagtgtttcctgtgtaattttgtagttcttgtctgtagtgtttcttgtgtttttttgtagttcttgcctgtagtgtttcctgtgtaattttgtagttcttgtctgtagtgtttcttgtgtttttttgtagttcttgtctgtagtgtttcctgttttattttgtagttcttgtctgtagtgttattttgtagttcttgcctgtagtgtttcctgttttattttgtagttcttgcctgtagtgtttcttgtgttattttgtagttcttgtctgtagtgtttccttttttattttgtagttcttgcccgtagtgtttcctgttttattttgtagttcttgcctgtagtgtttcctgtcttattttgtagttcttctctgtagtgtttcctgttattttgtagttcttgtctgtagtgtttcctgtcttattttgtagttcttgcctgtagtgtttcctgttttattttgtagttcttgccagtagtgtttcctgtgttattttgtagttcttgtctgtagtgtttcctgtgcaattttgtagttcttgtctgtagtgtttcttgtgtttttttgtagttcttgtctgtagtgtttcctgttttattttgtagttcttgtctgtagtgtttcctgtgttattttgtagttcttgtctgtagtgtttcttgtgttattttgtagttcttgtctgtagtgttattttgtagttcttgtctgtagtgtttcctgtcttattttgtagttcttgtctgtagtgcttcctgttttattttgtagttcttgctATTCTCTGGTTTAAAACTAAACCGTGGTAACTCTTAAATGAAATACTCAAACCGGACTCACCACACAGCCCTGGCGTCGGGCCAGTCCCGGGCCACGCCGGTCCGGAGCTGGGAGGTAGACGGGGGGTTCAGGTTCagctccctctcctgctcctggTTCAGGTCCTCCAGAGAGAGGAGGCGACCCGGGTGCTggtcctgcagctgctgcagagctgaAAGGATCCCTTACTGTTATCAGACTCACTGCATACACCAAACTGCAATAAATCACAGGCCTGCAGTACCTCTGCTGGCCAGTGAGAGGAGCTGTCTGCGCTCTCCTCGACTGCAGTGTGTTGGAAAGCTGAAGTCTTCAACGCCTCGAATGACGCTCACCTCACAGCTGACCACGTACGACCTGTCCAAGTCATCGCCcccctcaaacacaaacagacacaaaggggTTCTTCAAATCATCGACCACCAGCAGCTTTAAGGCTCTACTTAAATTTATAAAGACATTTATTCTAATGAGGATCGTGATGGACGCCGACATCGTGAACTGGTGATGTCATTTGGAGACATGCGCTGCCCAGCTTCCTCCAACCAAAACGCACATTATGTCCAATTGTATTTTTACATCCAAAtgtctaaattaatttaaaatgttagatTTCGTTCATTATCTCAAATAGAAATTCTTCATTTTACAGTTCAGACGGGACGTGGTCATGACCGACTGTCCCATCTGGTAACATGGAGGAGGAAGGGTTAATGACCTGTactgcagccagccagcagggggagctctaaatgttttggcttcaccgTCAGGCAGCACATTCTTTCAGATGTGTGAACAGGATGCATCCCTAGCTGTCTGACTACCTTCAAGTTGTCGTAGTTGAAGTCGTTCTCCGGCGTCTGGCTGGTGACCTTGTGTCCGTGAAACGCCTCGATCACTCGGTCAAAGAAGTCACAGAACAGGACGTAGGACTGAGCGTCTCCAGCGACACAACCAACAGATACAGGACCCGACCAATCACCTTCCAGATCCAAAACAAGATAAATGGACACATCAGACACAGACTGAGTATAAGAGATGGACGTCTGCAACAGGAAAATGATCCCATACAGAAGGGCCTTAAATATGTATTCTCtctaatgtccagcagggggcagaaaGCAGTCTGTTTAAAAGTCTATGATGTTCCTGTCAGCTGATTCATTCCCTCAGTAAACTTTTCCATAACCTGTTCAGGGTCTCAAtctctagtttcaagtcttcttcatcAAAGCATGAAGTCTATTTAGTAAATTATGGTCGACTTAGAGTCAAGAGGGGGAGGGGTTAGGGGCGGGGCTACCTTTGATGGACAAGTGGCTACAACATTGGCCCTTCAATTAGGATAAATGCgttattaaagtctttatatgtgatttttcacacttaaatgtaatagaaatcaaatatatcctctgacatcactctgacatcaccctgacatcatcccgacatcaccctgacatcactctgaaatcaccctgacatcaccctgacatcaccctaaaatcaccctgacatcactctgacatcaccctgacatcaccccgacatggctctgacatcaccctgacatcactctgaaatcaccctgacatcaccctaaaatcaccctgacatcactctgacatcactctgacatcaccctgacatcactctgacatcaccctgacatcaccccgacatggctctgaaatcaccctgacatcaccccgacatggctctgacatcactctgacatcaccccgacatggctctgacatcactctgacatcaccctgacatcactctgaaatcaccctgacatcactctgacatcaccctgacatcaccctgacatcaccccgacatggctctgacatcaccctgacatcactctgacatcactttgacatcactctgaaatcaccctgacatcaccctgacatcactctgacatcaccccgacatggctctgacatcaccctgacatcactctgacatcaccctgacatcagcCTGACATCGctctgacatcaccccgacatggctctgacattaccctgacatcaccccgacatggctctgaaatcaccctgacatcaccctgacatcaccctgacatcactctgacatcaccctgacatcaccctgacatcagcctgacatcaccccgacatggctctgaactcaccctgacatcactctgacatcaccctgacatcactctgacatcaccctgacatcaccctgacatcactctgacatcactctgacatcaccctgacatcaccccgacatcaccctgacatcagcCTGACATCGCTCTGACAAAAAACCCcccgacatggctctgacatcaccctgacatcaccctgaaatcaccctgacatcaccctgacatcactctgacatcactctgacatcaccctgacatcactctgacagcactctgacatcaccctgacatcaccccgacatcaccctgacatcagcCTGACAtcgctttgacaaaaaaaaccccgacatggctctgacatcaccctgacatcactctgaaatcaccctgacatcaccctgacatcactctgacatcaccctgacatcaccctgacatcactctgacatcaccctgacatcaccctgacatcactctgacatcaccctgacatcaccccgacatcactttgacatcaccctgacatcactctgacatcaatttgacatcaccctgacatcactctgacatcactttgacatcactctgacatcaccctgacatcaccctgacatcaccccgacatggctctgacatcaccctgacatcaccccgacatggctctgacatcaccctgacatcactctgaaatcaccctgacatcaccctaaaatcaccctgacatcactctgacatcactctgacatcactctgacatcaccctgacatcaccccgacatggctctgaaatcaccctgacatcaccccgacatggctctgacatcactctgacatcaccccgacatggctctgacatcactctgacatcaccctgacatcactctgaaatcaccctgacatcactctgacatcaccctgacatcaccctgacatcaccccgacatggctctgacatcaccctgacatcactctgacatcactctgaaatcaccctgacatcaccctgacatcactctgacatcaccccgacatggctctgacatcaccctgacatcactctgacatcaccctgacatcagcCTGACATCGctctgacatcaccccgacatggctctgacattaccctgacatcaccccgacatggctctgaaatcaccctgacatcaccctgacatcaccctgacatcactctgacatcaccctgacatcaccctgacatcagcctgacatcaccccgacatggctctgaaatcaccctgacatcactctgacatcaccctgacatcactctgacatcaccctgacatcaccctgacatcactctgacatcactctgacatcaccctgacatcactctgacagcactctgacatcaccctgacatcaccccgacatcaccctgacatcagcCTGACAtcgctttgacaaaaaaaaccccgacatggctctgacatcaccctgacatcaccctgacatcactctgacatcaccctgacatcaccctgacatcactctgacatcaccctgacatcaccctgacatcactctgacatcaccctgacatcaccccgacatcactttgacatcaccctgacatcactctgacatcaatttgacatcaccctgacatcactctgacatcactttgacatcactctgacatcaccctgacatcaccctgacatcaccccgacatggctctgacatcaccccgacatcactctgacatcactttgacatcaccctgacatcactctgacatcaccctgacatcaccctgacatcaccccgacatggctctgacatcaccctgacatcactctgacatcactttgacatcaccctgacatcactctgacatcaccctgacatcaccctgacatcaccccgacatggctctgacatcaccctgacatcactctgacatcaccctgacatcactttgacatcaccctgacatcactctgacatcaccctgacatcactctgacatcactttgacatcaccctgacatcaccctgacatcaccccgacatggctctgacatcactctgaaatcaccctgacatcaccctgacatcactctgacatcaccccgacatggctctgacatcaccctgacatcactctgacatcaccctgacatcagcCTGACATCGctctgacatcaccccgacatggctctgacattaccctgacatcaccccgacatggctctgaaatcaccctgacatcaccctgacatcaccctgacatcactctgacatcaccctgacatcaccctgacatcagcctgacatcaccccgacatggctctgaactcaccctgacatcactctgacatcaccctgacatcactctgacatcaccctgacatcaccctgacatcactctgacatcactctgacatcaccctgacatcaccccgacatcaccctgacatcagcCTGACATCGCTCTGACAAAAAACCCcccgacatggctctgacatcaccctgacatcaccctgaaatcaccctgacatcaccctgacatcactctgacatcactctgacatcaccctgacatcactctgacagcactctgacatcaccctgacatcaccccgacatcaccctgacatcagcCTGACAtcgctttgacaaaaaaaaccccgacatggctctgacatcaccctgacatcactctgaaatcaccctgacatcaccctgacatcactctgacatcaccctgacatcaccctgacatcactctgacatcaccctgacatcaccctgacatcactctgacatcaccctgacatcaccccgacatcactttgacatcaccctgacatcactctgacatcaatttgacatcaccctgacatcactctgacatcactttgacatcactctgacatcaccctgacatcaccctgacatcaccccgacatggctctgacatcaccctgacatcaccccgacatggctctgacatcaccctgacatcactctgaaatcaccctgacatcaccctaaaatcaccctgacatcactctgacatcactctgacatcactctgacatcaccctgacatcaccccgacatggctctgaaatcaccctgacatcaccccgacatggctctgacatcactctgacatcaccccgacatggctctgacatcactctgacatcaccctgacatcactctgaaatcaccctgacatcactctgacatcaccctgacatcaccctgacatcaccccgacatggctctgacatcaccctgacatcactctgacatcactctgaaatcaccctgacatcaccctgacatcactctgacatcaccccgacatggctctgacatcaccctgacatcactctgacatcaccctgacatcagcCTGACATCGctctgacatcaccccgacatggctctgacattaccctgacatcaccccgacatggctctgaaatcaccctgacatcaccctgacatcaccctgacatcactctgacatcaccctgacatcaccctgacatcagcctgacatcaccccgacatggctctgaaatcaccctgacatcactctgacatcaccctgacatcactctgacatcaccctgacatcaccctgacatcactctgacatcactctgacatcaccctgacatcactctgacagcactctgacatcaccctgacatcaccccgacatcaccctgacatcagcCTGACAtcgctttgacaaaaaaaaccccgacatggctctgacatcaccctgacatcaccctgacatcactctgacatcaccctgacatcaccctgacatcactctgacatcaccctgacatcaccctgacatcactctgacatcaccctgacatcaccccgacatcactttgacatcaccctgacatcactctgacatcaatttgacatcaccctgacatcactctgacatcactttgacatcactctgacatcaccctgacatcaccctgacatcaccccgacatggctctgacatcaccccgacatcactctgacatcactttgacatcaccctgacatcactctgacatcaccctgacatcaccctgacatcaccccgacatggctctgacatcaccctgacatcactctgacatcactttgacatcaccctgacatcactctgacatcaccctgacatcaccctgacatcaccccgacatggctctgacatcaccctgacatcactctgacatcaccctgacatcactttgacatcaccctgacatcactctgacatcaccctgacatcactctgacatcactttgacatcaccctgacatcaccctgacatcaccccgacatggctctgacatcaccctgacatcactctgacatcaccctgacatcactctgacatcactctgacatcaccctgacatcactctgacatcactttgacatcaccctgacatcactctgacatcaccctgacgtcactctgacatcaccctgacatcactttgacatcaccctgacatcactttgacatcaccctgacatcactttgacatcaccccgacatcactctgacatcaccctgacatcactttgacatcacccttacatcactctgacatcaccctgacatcaccctgacatcactttgacatcaccctgcatcactttgacatcaccctgacatcactctgacatcaccctgacatcactctgacatcaccctgacatcaccctgacatcactttgacatcaccctgacatcactctgacatcactctgacatcaccctgacatcactctgacatcactttgacatcaccctgacatcactctgacatcactttgacatcactttgacatcaccctgacatcactctgacatcaccctgacatcactctgacatcaccctgacatcaccctgacatcactttgacatcaccctgacatcactctgacatcactctgacatcaccctgacatcactctgacatcaccctgacatcactctgacatcactttgacatcactctgacatcaccctgacatcaccctgacatcaccccgacatggctctgacatcaccctgacatcaccccgacatggctctgacatcaccctgacatcactctgaaatcaccctgacatcaccctaaaatcaccctgacatcactctgacatcactctgacatcaccctgacatcactctgacatcaccctgacatcaccccgacatggctctgaaatcaccctgacatcaccccgacatggctctgacatcactctgacatcaccccgacatggctctgacatcactctgacatcaccctgacatcactctgaaatcaccctgacatcactctgacatcaccctgacatcaccctgacatggctctgacatcaccctgacatcactctgacatcactctgaaatcaccctgacatcaccctgacatcactctgacatcaccccgacatggctctgacatcaccctgacatcactctgacatcaccctgacatcagcCTGACATCGctctgacatcaccccgacatggctctgacattaccctgacatcaccccgacatggctctgaaatcaccctgacatcaccctgacatcaccctgacatcactctgacatcaccctgacatcaccctgacatcagcctgacatcaccccgacatggctctgaaatcaccctgacatcactctgacatcaccctgacatcactctgacatcaccctgacatcaccctgacatcactctgacatcactctgacatcaccctgacatcactctgacatcactctgacatcaccctgacatcaccccgacatcaccctgacatcagcCTGACAtcgctttgacaaaaaaaaccccgacatggctctgacatcaccctgacatcaccctgacatcactctgacatcaccctgacatcaccctgacatcactctgacatcaccctgacatcaccctgacatcactctgacatcaccctgacatcaccccgacatcactttgacatcaccctgacatcactctgacatcaatttgacatcaccctgacatcactctgacatcactttgacatcactctgacatcaccctgacatcaccctgacatcaccccgacatggctctgacatcaccccgacatcactctgacatcactttgacatcaccctgacatcactctgacatcaccctgacatcaccctgacatcaccccgacatggctctgacatcaccctgacatcactctgacatcactttgacatcaccctgacatcactctgacatcaccctgacatcaccctgacatcaccccgacatggctctgacatcaccctgacatcactctgacatcaccctgacatcactttgacatcaccctgacatcactctgacatcaccctgacatcactctgacatcactttgacatcaccctgacatcaccctgacatcaccccgacatggctctgacatcaccctgacatcactctgacatcaccctgacatcactctgacatcactctgacatcaccctgacatcactctgacatcactttgacatcaccctgacatcactctgacatcaccctgacgtcactctgacatcaccctgacatcactttgacatcaccctgacatcactttgacatcaccctgacatcactttgacatcaccccgacatcactctgacatcaccctgacatcactttgacatcacccttacatcactctgacatcaccctgacatcaccctgacatcactttgacatcaccctgcatcactttgacatcaccctgacatcactctgacatcaccctgacatcactctgacatcaccctgacatcaccctgacatcactttgacatcaccctgacatcactctgacatcactctgacatcaccctgacatcactctgacatcactttgacatcaccctgacatcactctgacatcactttgacatcaccctgacatcactctgacatcactctgacatcacctgGTTCCTCGAGTCCGGGgcggatgacatcatcaaagatGACTCCACTCCGGGTGCAGCGGTAAAACTGTCGGCGGTACATGGCGGGCGTGAGGATCCGTCCCATCCAGGTGGAGTTCCTGCACAGGTCGGGGAACTCGTCGTCAGGTGAGCCTCTCCTCAGGTGGAACTGAGACATGGGGTCGGGGGGTACCAAACTCTGGGCATACAGGAAGTGGTCATCTTTTTAATGATGGGCATCTTAATAATGCTTAGCTTCGCTTCAGTGTTAGCTCCAGTGTTAGCTGTAGAGTTAGCTCCAGCGTTAGCTTCAGTATTAGCTGTAGAGTTAGCTCCACTGTTAGCTTCAGTGTTAGCTGTAGAGTTAGTTTCAGTGTTAGCTCCAGTGTTAGCTGTAGAGTTAGCTCCAGTGTTAGCTGTAGAGTTAGCTCCAGCGTTAGCTCCGGTATTAGCTGTAGAGTTAGCTCCAGTGTTAGCTTTAGTATTAGCTGTAGAGTTAGTTTCAGTGTTAGCTTTAGTATTAGCTGTAGAGTTAGTTTCAGTGTTAGCTCCAGTATTAGCTGTAGAGTTAGCTCCAGCGTTAGCTTTAGTATTAGCTGTAGAGTTAGTTTCAGCGTTAGCTTCAGTATTAGCTGTAGAGTTAGTTTCAGTGTTAGCTTCAGTATTAGCTGTAGAATTAGTTTCAGTGTTAGCTTCAGTATTAGCTGTAGAGTTAGTTTCAGTGTTAGCTTCAGTATTAGCTGTAGAGTTAGTTTCAGTGTTAGCTTCAGTATTAGCTGTAGAGTTAGCTCCAGCATTAG
This window of the Labrus mixtus chromosome 2, fLabMix1.1, whole genome shotgun sequence genome carries:
- the zgc:172076 gene encoding zgc:172076 isoform X1, whose protein sequence is MWKVKPPVVFPKETRYRPILESLVPPDPMSQFHLRRGSPDDEFPDLCRNSTWMGRILTPAMYRRQFYRCTRSGVIFDDVIRPGLEEPGDWSGPVSVGCVAGDAQSYVLFCDFFDRVIEAFHGHKVTSQTPENDFNYDNLKGGDDLDRSYVVSCEVSVIRGVEDFSFPTHCSRGERRQLLSLASRALQQLQDQHPGRLLSLEDLNQEQERELNLNPPSTSQLRTGVARDWPDARAVWVSEDGSLVVWINMEDHLKLVSTRGDANMAEAFRTVCMNLQKLDAVYRALKHPFIWKQQLGWVTSSPADVGTGLRIRVQLRLQHLPRHRRVEDVLKRLRLSMDGTESPVLYRVSNVSTFGVSEVGLTQLVVDGVKLLVAMEKRLEGGGDIDDLVPTQK
- the zgc:172076 gene encoding zgc:172076 isoform X2: MAPVVFPKETRYRPILESLVPPDPMSQFHLRRGSPDDEFPDLCRNSTWMGRILTPAMYRRQFYRCTRSGVIFDDVIRPGLEEPGDWSGPVSVGCVAGDAQSYVLFCDFFDRVIEAFHGHKVTSQTPENDFNYDNLKGGDDLDRSYVVSCEVSVIRGVEDFSFPTHCSRGERRQLLSLASRALQQLQDQHPGRLLSLEDLNQEQERELNLNPPSTSQLRTGVARDWPDARAVWVSEDGSLVVWINMEDHLKLVSTRGDANMAEAFRTVCMNLQKLDAVYRALKHPFIWKQQLGWVTSSPADVGTGLRIRVQLRLQHLPRHRRVEDVLKRLRLSMDGTESPVLYRVSNVSTFGVSEVGLTQLVVDGVKLLVAMEKRLEGGGDIDDLVPTQK
- the zgc:172076 gene encoding zgc:172076 isoform X3, giving the protein MSQFHLRRGSPDDEFPDLCRNSTWMGRILTPAMYRRQFYRCTRSGVIFDDVIRPGLEEPGDWSGPVSVGCVAGDAQSYVLFCDFFDRVIEAFHGHKVTSQTPENDFNYDNLKGGDDLDRSYVVSCEVSVIRGVEDFSFPTHCSRGERRQLLSLASRALQQLQDQHPGRLLSLEDLNQEQERELNLNPPSTSQLRTGVARDWPDARAVWVSEDGSLVVWINMEDHLKLVSTRGDANMAEAFRTVCMNLQKLDAVYRALKHPFIWKQQLGWVTSSPADVGTGLRIRVQLRLQHLPRHRRVEDVLKRLRLSMDGTESPVLYRVSNVSTFGVSEVGLTQLVVDGVKLLVAMEKRLEGGGDIDDLVPTQK